The proteins below are encoded in one region of Pseudonocardia sp. DSM 110487:
- a CDS encoding HAD-IA family hydrolase codes for MTITSGAATTGGLRAPDRRPRAVLFDVFETMLRVDALRSRFVDVGRPEYECELFFARTLRDGMAHTLAGSVRPFGDVARAALRTTTGHTLSDEAVEHVIDGFRELPPHPDVEPALMALARARIPAFGFTHGTESLACDALDKAGLRTYLRDTFSTERIGSFKPPARVYHWACQRVELEREKVALVAVHSWDVHGAVRAGLIGGLATRLEGVVPDVVERPHVAAERLDTVVERLIALPV; via the coding sequence ATGACGATCACGTCAGGTGCCGCCACCACTGGCGGGCTGCGTGCTCCCGATCGCCGGCCGCGCGCCGTGCTCTTCGACGTATTCGAGACCATGCTGCGGGTCGACGCCCTGCGGTCCCGATTCGTGGACGTGGGCCGCCCCGAGTACGAATGCGAGCTGTTCTTCGCCCGCACACTCCGCGACGGGATGGCCCACACGCTGGCGGGCTCCGTGCGTCCCTTCGGTGACGTGGCCCGCGCGGCCCTGCGCACGACCACCGGCCACACCCTCTCCGACGAGGCGGTGGAGCACGTGATCGACGGGTTCCGGGAGCTGCCGCCGCACCCGGACGTCGAGCCCGCCCTGATGGCCCTCGCCCGCGCCCGGATCCCGGCTTTCGGGTTCACCCACGGCACCGAATCCCTGGCCTGCGACGCCCTCGACAAGGCCGGCCTGCGCACCTACCTGCGCGACACGTTCTCCACGGAGCGGATCGGCTCGTTCAAGCCACCCGCCCGCGTGTACCACTGGGCCTGCCAGCGGGTGGAGCTGGAGCGGGAGAAGGTGGCCCTGGTGGCCGTGCACTCGTGGGACGTGCACGGTGCCGTGCGGGCCGGGCTCATCGGCGGCCTGGCCACCCGACTCGAAGGGGTCGTGCCGGACGTCGTGGAGCGCCCGCACGTGGCGGCGGAGCGGCTGGACACCGTGGTGGAGCGCCTCATCGCCCTCCCGGTCTGA
- the uvrC gene encoding excinuclease ABC subunit UvrC codes for MRDPASNDPSRYRPAPGSIPEAPGVYRFSDPHGRVIYVGKAKSLRQRLNSYFADLTGLHPRTRQMVTTAAKVEWTVVATEVEALQLEYNWIKEFDPRFNVRYRDDKTYPVLAATMNEEFPRLHVYRGPRRKGVRYFGPYAHAWAIRETLDLLLRVFPARTCSAGVFKRHGQIGRPCLLGYIDKCSAPCVGRVDADEHRRIVEDFCDFLAGRTDHLVRQLERKMATASEQLEFERAARLRDDIGALRRAMEKQAVVLGDGTDADVVAFAEDELEAAVQIFHVRGGRVRGQRGWVIDKVEPTDTAQLVERFLTQFYGEQAALAGAADDATQPVPREILVPELPADAGSIVEWLSGLRGSRVHLRVPQRGDKRALAETVARNAAEAFTQHKLRRAGDLTARSAALQEIQDALGLDSAPLRIECVDVSHVQGSNVVASLVVFEDGLARKSEYRRFEIRGGAEGGDVAAIAEVVRRRFRRYLAETNAPGTNAPETNADARPGNGEPGIGESGEVSASDPGEHRPGIDPETGRPRKFAYPPNLLVVDGGQPQVEAAADVLAELGITDVAVCGLAKRLEEVWLPAEPDPVILSRTSEGLYLLQRVRDEAHRFAITYHRQRRSQSMVASELDAVPGLGPARRAALLKHFGSLRKIKAAGVDEIAALPGFGPRTAAAVLTALNGEPSTEPASAGQGVQ; via the coding sequence ATGCGCGATCCCGCCTCGAACGACCCCTCCCGGTACCGCCCGGCGCCCGGTTCCATCCCGGAGGCGCCCGGTGTGTACCGGTTCTCCGACCCGCACGGGCGCGTGATCTACGTCGGCAAGGCCAAGAGCCTGCGCCAGCGGCTGAACTCCTACTTCGCCGACCTCACCGGCCTGCACCCACGTACGCGGCAGATGGTCACCACCGCGGCGAAGGTCGAGTGGACCGTGGTCGCCACCGAGGTGGAGGCGCTGCAGCTCGAGTACAACTGGATCAAGGAGTTCGACCCGCGGTTCAACGTCCGGTATCGGGACGACAAGACCTACCCGGTGCTCGCGGCCACGATGAACGAGGAGTTCCCGCGGCTGCACGTCTACCGCGGACCCCGGCGCAAGGGTGTGCGCTACTTCGGGCCGTACGCGCACGCATGGGCCATCCGGGAGACCCTCGACCTGCTGCTGCGCGTGTTCCCGGCACGTACCTGCAGCGCAGGGGTGTTCAAGCGGCACGGCCAGATCGGGCGGCCCTGCCTGCTCGGCTACATCGACAAGTGCTCGGCTCCGTGCGTCGGGCGGGTCGACGCCGACGAGCACCGCCGCATCGTCGAGGACTTCTGCGACTTCCTCGCCGGCCGCACCGACCACCTCGTGCGCCAGCTCGAGCGGAAGATGGCCACCGCTTCCGAGCAGCTGGAGTTCGAGCGGGCGGCGCGGCTGCGCGACGACATCGGCGCGCTGCGCAGGGCCATGGAGAAGCAGGCCGTCGTGCTGGGCGACGGCACCGACGCCGACGTCGTGGCGTTCGCCGAGGACGAGCTCGAGGCCGCGGTGCAGATCTTCCACGTCCGCGGCGGCCGGGTACGCGGCCAGCGGGGATGGGTGATCGACAAGGTCGAGCCGACCGACACCGCGCAGCTCGTGGAGCGGTTCCTCACCCAGTTCTACGGCGAGCAGGCCGCGCTCGCCGGGGCCGCCGACGACGCCACCCAGCCCGTACCCCGCGAGATCCTGGTTCCGGAGCTCCCGGCGGACGCCGGCTCGATCGTCGAGTGGCTCTCCGGGCTGCGCGGGTCGCGGGTGCACCTGCGGGTGCCGCAGCGGGGCGACAAGCGCGCGCTGGCCGAGACCGTCGCACGCAACGCCGCGGAGGCCTTCACCCAGCACAAGCTGCGCCGCGCGGGCGACCTGACCGCGCGCTCGGCCGCACTGCAGGAGATCCAGGACGCGCTCGGACTCGACAGCGCGCCGCTGCGCATCGAGTGCGTCGACGTGAGCCACGTGCAGGGCAGCAACGTGGTGGCGTCGCTCGTGGTGTTCGAGGACGGGCTCGCCCGCAAGTCGGAGTACCGGCGGTTCGAGATCAGGGGTGGCGCCGAGGGCGGTGACGTCGCGGCCATCGCGGAGGTGGTGCGGCGGCGCTTCCGCCGCTACCTCGCAGAAACGAACGCCCCAGGAACGAACGCCCCAGAAACGAACGCCGACGCGCGACCGGGTAACGGCGAACCGGGCATCGGCGAGTCCGGAGAGGTCAGCGCTTCGGATCCAGGAGAGCACCGCCCGGGCATCGACCCCGAGACCGGCCGCCCGCGCAAGTTCGCCTACCCCCCGAACCTGCTGGTCGTCGACGGTGGACAGCCGCAGGTCGAGGCCGCGGCCGACGTGCTCGCCGAGCTGGGGATCACCGACGTCGCGGTCTGTGGGCTCGCGAAGCGCCTCGAGGAGGTGTGGTTGCCCGCCGAACCCGACCCGGTGATCCTCTCGCGCACCAGCGAAGGCCTCTACCTGCTGCAACGCGTACGCGACGAGGCGCACCGCTTCGCCATCACCTACCACCGGCAGCGTCGTTCGCAGAGCATGGTCGCCTCGGAGCTGGACGCCGTGCCCGGACTGGGCCCGGCCCGCCGCGCGGCGCTGCTGAAGCATTTCGGTTCGCTGCGCAAGATCAAGGCCGCGGGCGTGGACGAGATCGCCGCACTGCCGGGCTTCGGCCCGCGCACGGCGGCGGCGGTGCTCACCGCGTTGAACGGCGAGCCCAGCACGGAACCGGCATCGGCGGGGCAGGGGGTCCAGTGA
- a CDS encoding dihydroorotate dehydrogenase — translation MLRSRELNSHPVQPAESVRLGDIVLRNRLVTSSSLLGYGVANSPLLPYGMSPVSLFVPLAEFGAVTTRTLTVEPREGHFTTRDDWALRELPGLLERYGTVLRGTDGGFINAFGWCNIGIDAYLRDYYPRTRDQRTIISLGGFSAEEFVTLVDRVNAAVPAGDIAAVEFNVSCHNVNFDFSTILQDVLDEAAPRSNHPVILKLSPDYDYLRNAEQAAKAGVSALTAINTVKALRLDPRTGTPWLANRYGGLSGRAIKPIGLRVVSELREAGVTLPIIATGGIRTVDDCREYFWAGADAVSLGSATWLASYPGYALAPLRALRVRRVLRAVRRYSTLPNRNSASH, via the coding sequence GTGCTGCGCTCCCGGGAGTTGAACTCCCATCCTGTCCAGCCCGCCGAGAGCGTGCGGCTGGGCGACATCGTGCTCCGCAACCGCCTCGTCACCTCGTCGAGCCTGCTCGGGTACGGCGTGGCCAACTCACCGCTCTTGCCGTACGGCATGAGCCCGGTGTCGCTGTTCGTGCCGCTGGCCGAGTTCGGTGCCGTCACCACGCGCACGCTCACCGTCGAGCCCCGGGAGGGGCATTTCACCACCCGCGACGACTGGGCGCTGCGCGAGCTGCCCGGGCTGCTCGAGCGGTACGGCACCGTGCTGCGCGGCACCGACGGGGGGTTCATCAACGCGTTCGGCTGGTGCAACATCGGCATCGACGCCTATCTGCGCGACTACTACCCCCGCACCCGCGACCAGCGCACGATCATCTCCCTCGGCGGGTTCTCGGCCGAGGAGTTCGTGACGCTCGTGGACCGGGTGAACGCCGCGGTGCCCGCAGGCGACATCGCCGCCGTCGAGTTCAACGTGAGCTGCCACAACGTCAACTTCGACTTCTCGACGATCCTGCAGGACGTGCTCGACGAGGCCGCACCGCGCAGCAACCACCCGGTGATCCTCAAGCTCTCGCCGGACTACGACTACCTGCGCAACGCCGAGCAGGCCGCGAAGGCGGGTGTGTCGGCACTGACGGCGATCAACACGGTGAAGGCGCTGCGGCTCGACCCGCGCACCGGCACCCCGTGGCTCGCCAACCGCTACGGAGGCCTCTCCGGCCGCGCGATCAAGCCGATCGGCCTGCGCGTCGTGAGCGAGCTGCGCGAGGCAGGCGTGACGCTCCCGATCATCGCCACCGGCGGCATCCGGACAGTGGACGACTGCCGCGAGTACTTCTGGGCGGGCGCCGACGCCGTGAGCCTCGGCAGCGCGACGTGGCTGGCGAGCTATCCGGGGTACGCTCTCGCTCCGTTGCGGGCGCTGCGCGTTCGGCGCGTGTTGCGAGCCGTTCGGCGCTACTCAACGCTGCCGAACCGCAACAGCGCGTCGCATTGA
- the yvcK gene encoding uridine diphosphate-N-acetylglucosamine-binding protein YvcK, whose amino-acid sequence MRAAVALGGGHGLHATLSALRRLTDDVTAVVTVADDGGSSGRLRRELGLLPPGDLRMALAALASDDDSGRRWSELVQHRFGGTGALAGHAVGNLLLAGLMEVLGDPVAALDEVAALLGLRGRVLPMSRDPLDIEAEVTGLGSNGALIRGQVAVASTPGRVQRVWLRPERPRACSEALDAVKAADVLLLGPGSWFTSVIPHVLVPELREALITSPARRIVVLNLAPEPGETAGFSPEQHLAVLSQHAPELRVDAVIADVAAVPVPERLHRTAAAMLAPGGRVHLAPVAAADPAVPRHDPAALADALGVVLAELDTHTGPDARAGSVHTGAEPHGSVPGGQETRRSNPWR is encoded by the coding sequence ATGAGGGCGGCCGTCGCTCTCGGGGGCGGGCACGGTCTGCACGCCACGCTCTCGGCGCTGCGGCGGCTCACCGACGACGTCACCGCGGTCGTGACCGTCGCCGACGACGGCGGTTCGTCCGGCAGGCTGCGCAGGGAGCTCGGGTTGCTCCCGCCCGGCGACCTGCGGATGGCGCTCGCCGCGCTCGCCTCCGACGACGACTCGGGCCGGCGCTGGAGCGAGCTCGTGCAGCACCGCTTCGGCGGCACCGGGGCGCTCGCCGGGCACGCGGTCGGCAACCTGCTGCTCGCGGGGCTGATGGAGGTTCTCGGCGACCCGGTCGCCGCGCTCGACGAGGTCGCGGCGCTGCTCGGGCTGCGTGGCCGGGTGCTGCCCATGAGCCGCGACCCGCTCGACATCGAGGCCGAGGTCACCGGGCTCGGATCCAACGGCGCGCTCATCCGCGGTCAGGTCGCGGTGGCGTCCACACCGGGGCGGGTGCAGCGGGTGTGGCTGCGTCCCGAACGTCCGAGGGCGTGCTCGGAGGCACTCGATGCGGTGAAAGCGGCCGACGTCCTGCTCCTCGGACCGGGGTCGTGGTTCACCAGTGTGATCCCCCACGTGCTGGTGCCCGAACTGAGAGAAGCCCTGATCACGTCCCCTGCGCGGCGCATCGTCGTGCTCAACCTCGCCCCCGAACCGGGGGAGACCGCCGGGTTCTCACCCGAACAGCACCTCGCCGTACTCTCACAGCACGCCCCGGAGCTGCGGGTCGACGCGGTGATCGCCGACGTCGCCGCGGTCCCGGTTCCCGAGCGGCTGCACCGCACCGCGGCCGCGATGCTCGCCCCCGGAGGCAGGGTTCACCTGGCGCCGGTCGCCGCGGCCGATCCCGCGGTACCGCGTCACGACCCCGCCGCGCTGGCCGACGCCCTCGGCGTCGTGCTCGCGGAACTGGATACGCACACCGGGCCCGACGCGCGCGCCGGGTCAGTTCACACGGGGGCAGAGCCGCACGGGTCCGTACCCGGGGGGCAGGAAACGAGGAGGTCGAACCCATGGCGATGA
- a CDS encoding methyltransferase domain-containing protein — protein sequence MLSFDEAGARRLEAVYTTPDVAGQRHDVRRILALRPGEQVVDIGAGPGLLAVEMAAEVGPDGGVHAVEPSESMRARAQARARPPGAAHIEVSDGSADALPLPDSSVDAAVSTQVFEYLHDVPGALAEVHRVLRPGGRVLLLDTDWDSIVWHTRDDARTARILAAWDEHLADPHLPRTLAPALRAAGFSAVLTRVLPLLNIGYDPNSYSAMTASTIAEYVTGRAGISGADAQAWLDDVTSLGEAAFFSLNRYAFLADR from the coding sequence ATGCTGTCGTTCGACGAGGCCGGCGCCCGCCGGCTCGAAGCCGTCTACACCACCCCGGACGTCGCCGGGCAGCGACACGACGTGCGGAGGATCCTCGCGCTGCGCCCCGGCGAGCAGGTCGTGGACATCGGCGCGGGCCCCGGTCTGCTCGCCGTCGAGATGGCTGCCGAGGTGGGGCCGGACGGTGGCGTGCACGCCGTCGAGCCCAGCGAGAGCATGCGGGCGCGCGCGCAGGCGCGGGCTCGACCGCCGGGCGCCGCGCACATCGAGGTCTCGGATGGATCCGCGGACGCACTCCCCCTCCCGGACTCGAGCGTCGACGCGGCCGTCTCCACGCAGGTCTTCGAGTACCTCCACGACGTGCCCGGCGCGCTGGCGGAGGTCCACCGCGTCCTGCGGCCTGGCGGGCGGGTGCTGCTGCTCGACACCGACTGGGACTCGATCGTCTGGCACACCCGCGACGACGCCCGCACCGCGCGCATCCTGGCCGCGTGGGACGAGCACCTCGCGGACCCGCACCTGCCGCGGACCCTCGCCCCCGCACTGCGCGCCGCGGGGTTCAGCGCCGTGCTCACGCGGGTCCTCCCGCTGCTGAACATCGGGTACGACCCGAACTCCTACAGCGCCATGACCGCTTCGACCATCGCGGAGTACGTCACGGGGCGGGCCGGCATCAGCGGCGCCGACGCCCAGGCATGGCTCGACGACGTCACGTCGCTGGGCGAGGCCGCATTCTTCAGCCTGAACCGCTACGCCTTCCTCGCGGATCGATGA
- a CDS encoding dihydrofolate reductase family protein codes for MSRLVLYMSMSLDGFIAGPDDRPGQELGRDGGRLFNWLDDRMSDGPNGQVFREALATGAVISGRRTFELAGRWQGDHHDGVPIFVLTRHVDEGDVPPGSARFVTDVEECAELARAAAGDRDVLVHGAGAAQALLRAGQLDEMEIHLVQVLLGDGRRLFDALGPGHIELEPVRILQGRDVTHLRYRVRR; via the coding sequence GTGTCCCGACTGGTGCTGTACATGTCCATGTCCCTCGACGGCTTCATCGCCGGACCGGACGACCGTCCCGGCCAGGAGCTCGGCCGCGACGGCGGGCGGCTGTTCAACTGGCTCGACGACCGGATGTCCGACGGCCCGAACGGGCAGGTCTTCCGCGAGGCGCTTGCGACCGGCGCCGTGATCTCCGGCCGGCGGACGTTCGAGCTCGCCGGGCGCTGGCAGGGCGACCACCACGACGGCGTGCCGATCTTCGTCCTCACCCGCCACGTCGACGAGGGCGACGTCCCGCCGGGCAGCGCCCGGTTCGTCACCGACGTCGAGGAGTGCGCGGAGCTGGCCAGGGCAGCCGCGGGCGATCGTGACGTGCTCGTGCACGGCGCAGGCGCTGCGCAGGCGCTGCTGCGCGCCGGCCAGCTCGACGAGATGGAGATCCACCTCGTGCAGGTCCTGCTCGGCGACGGGCGGCGCCTCTTCGACGCGCTCGGGCCCGGCCACATCGAGCTCGAACCGGTCCGGATCCTGCAGGGCCGCGACGTCACCCACCTCCGGTACCGGGTGCGACGCTAG
- the rapZ gene encoding RNase adapter RapZ: MSTARGGAIAGSDPPGIEVTLVSGLSGAGRSTAAKVLEDLGWFVVDNLPPELIATMVDLGARARGEITRIAVVMDVRSRAFTADLGAVIKDLDARGYKPRLLFLEASDAVLVRRFEQVRRSHPLQGDGRLIDGIAAERELLRPLRENADLVVDTSTVAVPQLRATLERAFGTEAAQVTRVTLVSFGYKYGLPMDSDLVVDVRFLPNPYWIPELRDFTGRDETVRDYVLSQDGAEEFISRYLELLRLVGAGYRREGKRYLTVAVGCTGGKHRSVAISEEMARRLAGSEGVTVNVAHRDLGRE; encoded by the coding sequence GTGAGCACGGCACGTGGAGGGGCGATCGCGGGATCCGATCCGCCGGGCATCGAGGTCACCTTGGTCAGCGGGCTGTCCGGGGCGGGCCGCAGCACCGCGGCGAAGGTACTCGAGGACCTCGGCTGGTTCGTCGTCGACAACCTGCCACCCGAGCTGATCGCCACGATGGTCGACCTCGGTGCCCGCGCGCGGGGCGAGATCACCCGCATCGCCGTCGTCATGGACGTCCGCAGCCGGGCGTTCACCGCCGACCTCGGCGCCGTCATCAAGGACCTCGACGCTCGCGGCTACAAGCCGCGTCTGCTGTTCCTCGAAGCGTCCGACGCCGTGCTGGTGCGCCGCTTCGAGCAGGTGCGCCGCAGCCACCCGCTGCAGGGCGACGGCCGGCTGATCGACGGGATCGCCGCCGAGCGGGAGCTGCTCAGGCCGCTGCGGGAGAACGCAGACCTGGTCGTCGACACGTCCACGGTGGCCGTGCCGCAGCTGCGTGCGACCCTCGAACGCGCGTTCGGCACGGAGGCGGCGCAGGTCACCCGGGTCACGCTGGTGTCGTTCGGCTACAAGTACGGCCTGCCGATGGACTCCGACCTGGTGGTGGACGTCCGGTTCCTGCCCAACCCGTACTGGATCCCCGAGCTGCGCGACTTCACCGGCCGCGACGAGACCGTGCGCGACTACGTCCTGTCCCAGGACGGTGCGGAAGAGTTCATCAGCCGGTACCTGGAGCTGCTGCGGCTGGTGGGCGCGGGGTACCGGCGCGAGGGCAAGCGCTACCTCACCGTGGCCGTCGGGTGCACGGGCGGCAAGCACCGCAGCGTCGCGATCAGCGAGGAGATGGCTCGCAGGCTCGCGGGCTCGGAAGGGGTCACCGTGAACGTGGCCCACCGCGACCTGGGGCGCGAATGA
- the whiA gene encoding DNA-binding protein WhiA, with amino-acid sequence MAMTAAVKDELSRLVVTKPCCRRSEVAALLRFAGGLHIVGGRVVVEAEVDTGSVARRLRREIHDLYGHTCEAHVISAGGLRRGARYVLRVVRDGEGLARQTGLLDVRGRPVRGLPPPVVSGGVCDAEAAWRGAFLAHGSLTEPGRSSALEVTCPGQEAAMALVGAARRLGVTAKWREVRGADRVVVRDGDAISALLTRMGGHESVMAWEERRMRREVRATANRLANFDDANLRRSARAAVAAAARVQRALEILGDDVPDHLLAAGRLRVEHTQASLEELGQLADPPMTKDAVAGRIRRLLHMADKRAADLGIPDTDSAVTPEMLDET; translated from the coding sequence ATGGCGATGACCGCGGCGGTCAAGGACGAGTTGTCGAGGCTCGTCGTCACGAAGCCGTGCTGCCGCCGGTCCGAGGTCGCGGCGTTGCTGCGCTTCGCGGGCGGGCTGCACATCGTCGGCGGCCGCGTGGTGGTCGAGGCCGAGGTCGACACCGGGTCGGTGGCGCGGCGGCTGCGCCGCGAGATCCACGACCTCTACGGCCACACCTGCGAGGCCCACGTGATCAGCGCGGGCGGGTTGCGTCGCGGCGCCCGCTACGTGCTGCGGGTGGTGCGCGACGGGGAGGGCCTCGCCCGACAGACCGGTCTGCTCGACGTCCGTGGCCGCCCGGTGCGGGGCCTGCCGCCGCCCGTCGTCTCCGGTGGCGTGTGCGACGCGGAGGCGGCGTGGCGCGGTGCGTTCCTCGCGCACGGCTCGCTCACCGAGCCCGGCCGCAGCTCGGCACTCGAAGTCACCTGCCCCGGCCAGGAGGCGGCGATGGCGCTGGTCGGAGCCGCGCGCAGGCTCGGCGTCACGGCCAAGTGGCGGGAGGTGCGCGGCGCCGACCGGGTGGTGGTCCGCGACGGCGACGCGATCAGCGCGCTGCTCACCCGCATGGGCGGGCACGAGAGCGTGATGGCGTGGGAGGAGCGGCGGATGCGCCGTGAGGTCCGCGCAACGGCCAACCGGCTGGCCAACTTCGACGACGCCAACCTGCGCCGTTCCGCGCGGGCGGCCGTGGCCGCCGCGGCCCGCGTGCAGCGGGCACTGGAGATCCTCGGCGACGACGTCCCCGACCACCTGCTGGCGGCCGGCAGGCTGCGCGTCGAGCACACCCAGGCATCCCTCGAGGAGTTGGGTCAGCTCGCCGACCCGCCCATGACGAAGGACGCCGTCGCCGGGCGGATCCGCCGGCTGCTGCACATGGCCGACAAGCGTGCCGCCGACCTCGGCATCCCGGACACCGACTCCGCCGTCACCCCGGAGATGCTGGACGAGACCTGA
- a CDS encoding FAD-binding oxidoreductase yields MTPTERELTALRGTIAGEVVLPGSADYERARRPAIARFRDVRPRAVVRCATTQDVVETLAVARLLRVPVAVRGGGHCFAGRSSTTGIVLDVSPMATVALRDGLAVVGAGTRLGALYDALDGHGLTLPAGCEPAVGVTGLTLGGGFGELGRRHGLTCDRLAGARVVCADGRVVDCDAHREPDLFWALRGGGPGFGVVTTLLFRPVPAPPTTVFHLTWPAGTATAVVSAWPHWAPGAPDQLTATLRLVAPADPRLPAVVTLVGTMLDGDPAPLLDEFVRRAGVEPARATLASGSFRQAKRSLAELDASGAEPAALLHSRSEFFRRPLPPDAAAALVHSVVADRVPGQAHEVDLIPWGGAYNRVRPDATAFAHRAEAYLLQIGLVTSGDTRRLDRSWSTVAPFGSRRVYPNFPDPDRALPAAAYHGGNHERLRRIRDAADPDAVLSPRLEEPCAAPDP; encoded by the coding sequence GTGACCCCGACCGAACGCGAGCTCACCGCCCTGCGGGGCACGATCGCGGGCGAGGTGGTGCTGCCCGGGTCGGCGGACTACGAGAGGGCCCGCAGGCCCGCGATCGCCCGCTTCCGCGACGTCCGACCGCGCGCCGTCGTGCGCTGCGCCACGACCCAGGACGTCGTCGAGACCCTCGCCGTCGCCCGTCTCCTGCGGGTGCCCGTGGCGGTCCGCGGCGGCGGGCACTGCTTCGCAGGCCGTTCCTCGACCACCGGCATCGTCCTCGACGTCTCCCCGATGGCCACGGTCGCGCTCCGGGACGGGCTGGCCGTCGTGGGCGCTGGCACCCGGCTCGGAGCGCTCTACGACGCGCTCGACGGACACGGCCTCACCCTGCCGGCAGGCTGCGAGCCCGCGGTCGGCGTGACCGGACTGACGCTCGGCGGCGGGTTCGGGGAGCTGGGCAGGCGGCACGGGCTCACGTGCGACCGGCTCGCCGGGGCGCGGGTGGTGTGCGCCGACGGCCGGGTCGTCGACTGCGACGCACACCGCGAGCCCGACCTCTTCTGGGCCCTGCGCGGCGGCGGGCCGGGCTTCGGGGTCGTCACCACGCTGCTGTTCCGCCCGGTCCCGGCGCCGCCGACCACCGTGTTCCACCTGACGTGGCCGGCGGGCACCGCCACCGCGGTCGTCTCGGCATGGCCCCACTGGGCCCCCGGCGCTCCCGACCAGCTCACCGCCACCCTGCGCCTCGTCGCGCCGGCAGACCCCCGCCTGCCGGCGGTGGTGACGCTCGTGGGGACGATGCTCGACGGCGACCCCGCACCCCTGCTGGACGAGTTCGTCCGCCGCGCGGGCGTGGAGCCGGCGCGCGCGACCCTCGCGTCCGGGTCGTTCCGGCAGGCGAAGCGGTCGCTGGCCGAGCTGGACGCGAGCGGGGCGGAGCCGGCGGCCCTCCTGCACAGCCGGTCGGAGTTCTTCCGCCGTCCGTTGCCCCCGGACGCGGCGGCGGCGCTCGTGCACAGCGTCGTGGCCGACCGGGTGCCGGGCCAGGCCCACGAGGTGGATCTCATCCCGTGGGGCGGCGCCTACAACCGGGTCCGGCCCGACGCCACGGCGTTCGCCCATCGCGCGGAGGCCTACCTGCTCCAGATCGGACTCGTGACCAGCGGGGACACCCGGCGACTCGACCGCTCATGGTCGACGGTCGCCCCCTTCGGCTCCCGCCGCGTCTACCCGAACTTCCCGGACCCCGACCGCGCGCTCCCCGCAGCGGCCTACCACGGCGGCAACCACGAACGGCTGCGGCGGATCCGCGACGCGGCTGACCCCGACGCAGTCCTGTCCCCACGGCTGGAGGAACCATGCGCGGCCCCTGACCCCTGA
- a CDS encoding DUF2786 domain-containing protein encodes MGAETTGTATTGTGKTGTKLETVRKLLAKAERAATAAESEIYTAKAVELMARHGIDAALLAASAPGSDAIGPLRIGMQDPYSAGKARLLGWTAAALGCRWVLHGAWGGKVAAVTVFGHASDRERVEVLYTSLLLQATAQLVRARPAWPGESVAAYRRSWLEGFAAQIHRRLVEAEERAAGDATARAPASGATGVAVVLADRRRRVDKEFATTYPRLATLRPSALSGSGRTAGALAGQRADLGGGGGLGVGRQRALGA; translated from the coding sequence ATGGGTGCGGAGACGACCGGCACAGCGACGACCGGCACTGGGAAGACCGGCACCAAGCTCGAGACCGTGCGCAAGCTGCTCGCCAAGGCCGAGAGAGCGGCCACCGCGGCCGAGTCCGAGATCTACACCGCCAAGGCCGTCGAGCTGATGGCCCGCCACGGCATCGACGCCGCCCTGCTCGCCGCATCCGCCCCCGGCAGCGACGCGATCGGCCCGCTCCGGATCGGGATGCAGGACCCCTACAGCGCGGGAAAGGCCCGCCTGCTCGGCTGGACCGCCGCCGCCCTCGGCTGCCGGTGGGTACTGCACGGCGCGTGGGGCGGGAAGGTCGCCGCCGTCACCGTGTTCGGGCACGCCTCCGACCGCGAACGGGTGGAGGTTCTCTACACCTCGCTACTCCTGCAGGCCACCGCACAGCTCGTCCGGGCGCGGCCGGCCTGGCCGGGCGAATCCGTGGCGGCGTACCGGCGATCCTGGCTCGAGGGCTTCGCAGCGCAGATCCACCGCAGGCTCGTGGAGGCCGAGGAGCGCGCCGCGGGCGACGCCACCGCCCGCGCCCCGGCGAGCGGCGCCACGGGGGTGGCCGTCGTGCTCGCCGACCGGCGCCGCCGCGTCGACAAGGAGTTCGCCACCACCTACCCCCGCCTCGCCACGCTGCGGCCCAGCGCCCTCTCCGGCTCCGGCCGAACCGCCGGGGCGCTGGCGGGGCAGCGGGCGGATCTGGGCGGGGGCGGTGGTCTCGGGGTCGGGAGGCAGCGGGCGCTGGGGGCGTAG